The Macaca nemestrina isolate mMacNem1 chromosome 8, mMacNem.hap1, whole genome shotgun sequence genome contains the following window.
AAAGACATAggtagggcatggtggtggctcacgcctataatcccaggactttgggaggctgagacaggcggaccacttgaggcccggagtttgaGACACCCCCCtgccacaaaaaatagaaaaattagctagacgtggtggtgcactcctctagtcccagctacttgggaggttgaagtgggagaattgcctgagcccagggaaTCTGAGACAGCAGttagctgtgatcatgccactacaccccagcctggatgacagagcaagactgttttttttaaaaaaaaaaaaaaaaaaaaaaaaaaagacattataaaaTGAGAAGATGACAAATTAGTGTTTATTTTTCAACTGTCAAGAAACCCTTTATGACTAACATGATCATTAACTGTGCTGGGAGTTATGTGGGTATCATATTATGTATAAGTGGTGGTTTTAGAGCAGCACCCCTCCCTCTCAGGAAAGCTAtgttagaaaatatttccaacaggccaggtgcagtggctcaggctgtaatcccagcactctgggaggccgaggtgggcagatcacttgaggtcaggagttcaagaccagcctggccaacatggtgaaaccccatctctcctaaaaatacaaatattagccaggcattgtggcacacacctgtggtcctagctactcaggaggctgaggcaggagaatggcttgaacccgggaagcagaggtttcagtgagccaagatcgtgccattgcactccagcttgagcaacacagtgagacttggtctcaaaaaaaaaaaaagctttcccatcaggcacagtgactcacacctataatcccaccacctggggaggccaaggtgagaggatcacatgagaccaggagttggaccagcctgagcaacacagtgagacccaatctttaccaaaaaaaatttttttctttttttttttttttttttttttttttttgagacggagtctcgctctgacacccaggctggagtgcaagtggccggatctcggctcactgcaagctccgcctcccgggtttacgccattctcctgcctcagcctcccgagtagctgggactacaggcgcccgccacctcgcccggctagttttttgtattttttagtagagacggggtttcaccgtgttagccaggatggtctcgatctcctgacctcgtgatccgcccgtctcggcctcccaaagtgctgggattacaggcttgagccaccgcgcccggcccaaaaaaaatttttttaatttaaaaattagccaggcctggtggcatgtgcctgcagtcctagttacttgggacgctaaggtaggaggattacttgagcctgagaggttgaaaatgcagtgagctatgatcatgccactgcactccagcctatgagacagagcaaaagcctgtctcaaaaaaaaaaaaaaaaaaaaaaaaaggtttccaaGGAGTATAGCTGTTGCCGAGCCCCAAGAAGTGGCTTCTCCTGGATTTACTGCCCAAATGACTTAATGGCTTTCAAGACAGGTGTGTGCTCCCCATACATGAGGAAGTGTCTCTAAGTAGGGTGGCCAGTGACAGGAGGGCACCACGGACTATGACTCAGCAACTGGGAAGAAGGCAGCTTGACACAGCTGGGGATCAGTCCTAGCCCAGCCCCCAACGGCAAACCACTCCTAAATTAAAACAGCTTACAACGTAGTTGCcctcttcattttctcctttgaaaaGGAGAACTGCAATTTGAAGTCATTTGcctagtttttttcctttttgtagtgacagggtctcactatgttgcccaggctggtcttgaattcctaagctGAAGTAAtcctcccctcttggcctcccaaagtgctgggacataTGCCTATTTTGATTCTGTTTTAGTAAGCCATGCATTATCTGACCTAAACTTCTGGAAAAGCCCACGTGTATCCTATGCCTGAGGCAGTGGGTGggtgtaatcctaccactttgggaggtcaagacaggcagatcacctgaggtcaggagttccaggccagcctggccaaataggtaaaaccccgtctctattaaaaatacaaaaactagcccggtgtggtggcagttacttgggaggctgaggcaggggaatcgcttgaactcgggaagcggaggttgcagtgaattgagatcatgtcattgcactccagcctgagtgacaagagcgagacttcatctcaaaaaaaaactcaGCACACAGCAGGCTTGCAAAATAGGACTCATGCTGAGGAATTTGATACTACACTGCATTCCAAATAAGACTGACTAactaggaggcggaggcaggtggatcacttgagcccaggagttcaaggccagcctaggcaacatagtgagaccctgtctctatgttCTAAAAAAGACCTAGTTACAGTATAATCACGTGAACACTTACGCTATCATATCTTTCTAAACCCAAGCTTAGATAAGACATATTTAATGGATGTtaagcaaagaaaatagaaaataagtttaCTTTTCAAGGAGAATAACAGACTTACTTCTTCTGCTGTTTGAGAAGGTTCTTCAGGTAAATCAGGAATCTAAAGAAAAGGATTGGTAAGAGGAATGTAAACATTTTCAAGAAGCAAACAAAAGTGTCAGCGAGAAGAGTTCCTCTTAATACAGGGTTTAGACACACATCTAAGCTTACTTAAATCTTTATACATCTATAAAAAGTTTATAATGCAAATAGctcaattaataaacatttttgggCAAGTGTGCTAAAATTAATCATAAAAATAGGATTTGAGATAATAGCTCCCAAGCTATACATATTTAAAGGATTTTGCTTCTATTATGTTCCAAAATAttactaatatataaaaatgtactatttttttaaaaacagccagatacagtggctcatgtctggaatcccagcaactcaggaggctgaggcaggaggatcacttgagctcagaagttcaaggctaaccattgcaacaaagcaagactgtcacttaaaaaaaaaaaacacaaaaaacatgatgtgtatgcatatacacatacatttacataaaaacaggataaatattaacatgaatcagccaggcacaatggctcacgcctgtgatcccaacacattgggaggccgaggcggatggatcacttgaggtcaagagttcatgATCAGCGtagcgaacatggtgaaaccccatctctacaaaaatacagaaattatccaggcatgatggcaggtgcccataatcccagctactcaggaggctgaggcaggaaaatcacttggaacccaggaagcagaggttgcaatgagctgaggttgtgtcactgcattccggcctgggtgacagagcaagcctccgtctttaaaaaaaacaaaaacaaaattagaccccaaaattattttgcttcaaacatatacacattttattttattttatttacttattttttttctgagacggagtcttgccctgtcgcccaggctggagtgcagtggcgcgaactcagctcactgcaagcttcacctcccgggttcacaccattctcctgtctcagcctcccaagtagctgggactacaggtgccccacaccatgccaggcttattctttgtattttttagtagagacggggtttcaccgagttagccaggatggtcttgatctcctaactttgtgatccacccgcctcagcctcccaaagtgctgggattacaggtgtgagccaccacgcctggcccatataCAAATTTTAACATGAATATGCACTTATTGTCACTCACACTCCCAGGTGACTGACAGAAACCATTTACTTTGGTTGCTTCTGTCATTTACTCATGTTTCCCTATTTCCATTAATCTATTAAGAATCCAGATattgggttgggtgtggtggctcacgcctgtaatcccagcactttcgggggctgaggcaggcagatcacctgaggtcgggagttcaagaccagcctggtcaacatgatgatacccccatctctactaaaaatacaaaaattagccaggagtgctggcgcatgcctgtaatcctagctacttaggaagttgaggcacgagaatctcttgaacccaggaggcagagactgcagtgagccatgactgcaccactgcactccagcctgggtgacagagtgaggccctgtctcaaaaaaataaaaataaaacaatccagATATTTAGaccattttctttcattaaaacatTTGTTACCAATGACTTCATCTCCAGGAACTCTCTTTATTGATTAATGCcacagaatatattttataacatgtaATCTAACCTTACTTGCATTTACTAAATaactcatttgttttcctttggtatCAAAAGCATATGTGACTGCCAAGTAAAATCTGCCATCAGCAATAAGATAGTGTtattaacaaaacacaaacatgAGTTTTTAGTCAGTCCGTTTAGTTCATATTGACCTTTTTCAAATGTCAGTGATAGTTCAATAATCTGATTCCTCTGCTTAATCTCCACTATGGGACCAGGAAATCTCAGATTGAGAAGGAGTATCTTAGAAACTATTTTCAGGGAATAGACAGCCTCCCAGCTTTCCCTAAGGGCCGGTAAAAACAGATTTCTTATTTCCAATCTTTCCCAGCTCCAATCGGAATTACGTTAGGGATTGAAGATTTGAATGAAAAACATGTATAATAAACCTGGGCACTAACCCAAAGTGACTGATTGCTAATCTATTCCCTAGAAGGGCCGATAAGGAAAATTATACACTCATGTTAATGACAGCTATTAGCCACTCACAAGACAGGGCTTGATAATGTCTTAAGTCAACAGGAACGCTTCCCTTCGTAagcattatatttttcatttttacataatcAAATTCCTTAAAAAGAATTGAgtatttttggccgggcacagtggctcacacctgtaatctcagcactttgggaggccaaggtgggaggatcatgaggtcaggagatggagaccatcctggctaacacggtgaaaccccgtctctactaaaaatacaaaaaaattagcctggtgcagtggcaggtgcctgtagtcccagctactcaggaggctgaggcaggagaatggtgtgaacccaggaggcggagcttgcagtgagctgagatctcgccactgcactccagtctgggcaacagagcgagactccgtctcaaaaaaaaaaaaaaaaaaaaaaaaaaaattgagtatttttttttttctgagacacagtctcactctatcgcccaggctggagtgcagtggtgtgatctaggctcactgcaacctcccctcccccgggttcaagagagtctcctgcttcagcctcccaagtagctgggattacaggtgcctgccactaatttttgtatttttagtagagacggggttttaccatcttggccaggctggtcttgaactcgtgaccttgtgagccacccacatcggcctcccaaactgctgggattacaagcatgagccaccacgcccagccctttttttttttgagacagagtttcactattgtcatccaggctggagtgcaatggtgcaatctcggctcactgcaacctccacctcctgggttcaagcaattctcctgtctcggcctcctcagtagctgggattacaggcgcctgctaccacgcccagctaatatttttgtatttttagtagagatggggttttaccatgttggccaggctgatcttgaactcctgacctcagctgatctgcctgccttggcatcccaaagtgctgggattacaggcgtaaagcCACCATGTCCGGTCAATAATTGAGTATTTTCTAAACCTATTAGCATTTGTCTTTATTGCTTCCAAGTTGGATTCAGagcattaatattaatattgaacaaggaaaaatctttttttttttttttaaatagagatggggtttcaccatgttggccaggctgggctcaaactcctggcctcaaccctcccaaagtgttgggattacaggtatcagccacggcgcccagcctatTCTTAATAAAGGTGATCACTTTGTAAGGTAGTGGGAAGACACCATCTGGATAAAAGGCCAGTCCTGATCTTCACCCAGTACACCACCTCACCCAGAGTTTGATCCTCCTACTGCACACAAACACAATTCAATGACAGGCATGAAGTACTTTACCTCCTTGCATGTGGGCTGTACAGCAGGAGATGGAAATTCAGTTAAAGGTTTAGGCAAGTTCTGGCTCTTTGCTGCTTCTCTATTTGATGTTTCAAAAGATGTCTGACTTGTACCTTCATCACCCTGGTCAAACACAACAGACAGTTTCTAAAGAGATGTTTTCTATCAACTTTATTATATTCacaattgtttttcctttttctttttttttacccTGATGGCATGTcagcagaaaaatatttgcaagccattaTGAGACccaaaaaattaaagcattatCTCCGTCAACAAGAAAACACGAGGCTTTAgcagggtgctgtggctcacacctgtaatcccagcactttgagagactgaggaaggcagatcacctgaagtcaggagtccaagaccagcctggctaacacagtgaaacgctgtctctactaaaagaatacagaaattggctgggtgcagtggcttatacctgtaatcccagaatttcaggacgccgaggtgggcagatcactggaggtcaggagttggagaccagcctggtcaacatggtgaaaccccacctctactaaaaaaaatacaaaaattagccaggcatggtggcaggcacctgtaatcccagctactcgggagactgaggcaggaaaatcgcttgagcctaggaggcggaggttgcagggagccgacatcacgccactgcactctagcctgggtgatggagttgagactctgtctcaaaaacaaaaattagctgaggcagaagaatcccttgaacctgagaggcagaggttgcagtcagctgagatggcgccactgcactccatcttgggcaacagagcgagactccgcctcaaaaaaaaaaaaaaaaaagaaaacttaaaattgtaAACTTCTGTAGAAACTGATAAAATTCATATTCAATGCTGAAGGAAAACATAACCAAAGTTTAATTTGacttaaaaatcagaatatataatAACATACATAACATGAGCTTAATACCTTGGAGATCTTGACTTGAGGAAAGATCAGAATGTTCTTGCCCTCGTATAAGACAACAGCAATTTATTCAACAGTTTTAAAGACTATCTTATGccacagtttttgtttgtttgttttttggagaaagggtcttgctctgtctcccaggctggagtgcagtggtggtcacagctcactgcagccttttgacctcctgggctcaagtgatcctcctgcctcaacctcccaagtagctgaaactacagccACACACtatcacgtctggctaatttttaattttttttttttttttttttttttttttagagacaaggtcttcctatgttgcccaggctggtctcaaactcctggtctcaagcaatctgcctgcctcgtcctcccaaattgctgggattacaggcataagccaccacaacAGCTTTTTAAGGAACCAAGTTATATGCTCTTTAGGCACCAAAAAACACTTCACCAGCCAGGTGCAGTCCATGGtagggtgcacctgtagtcctagcaacttaagaagctgaggtaggaagatcctttgagccctggagtttgaggctgcagtgagctacgatcgtgccactgcaccccagcctgggcaacagagagacaccctgtcttttaaaaacaaagaccaaCCCCTTAACCATGCGATAAACAAGTATGCTGAACAAAAACTGATAGACAATCATTATCAATAAAAACTCCTAAAAACAGACTAACATCAGTTTCAATTACAAATCAATCATGTAATAGGAAACACAGTAAGAggattcaaaatataaaatgagaatattttccAACCCCAAGTTTGTGACCACTGCTTAATTTCCAGGCTTCACCCGTCATTTGATAAAAGCGCTCCTCCAGTTTTCTCAATTTCATTTCCCGGTGAGGTTTTAAAACGTTCTCTATGTATCTGCTGGCCTGTTCAAAACAACAAATTAGGCGTTGTTACTATACATTAAAGTTCCTTAAAATGTACGCTATCTATAAAGTTGTAAATAAGAACCAAGTAAGAGCCCTGCTGGCTGAACAGAGCCACTGCCACCCTGTTTGGCTGCTTGGTTGCGGGGAGGCTCGTGCCAACAGGTAGACAGCAAGCTGGACAGACATTGGTTTTTTACCTGCCTGATTATGAAACTATCAACCAGGTTGTGGTTTTCATGCTGGGAACAATCCCATATCCTGATTCAAATGGAATGCCAGTATGGTAACTCCAAGGATTTGTCACAAATGGGAAACCAAGTGTCATCTTCAGAATTTCAG
Protein-coding sequences here:
- the LOC105481964 gene encoding UBX domain-containing protein 8 isoform X4 — protein: MKLRKLEERFYQMTGEAWKLSSGHKLGGDEGTSQTSFETSNREAAKSQNLPKPLTEFPSPAVQPTCKEIPDLPEEPSQTAEEVVTVALRCPSGNVLRRRFLKSCSSQVLLDWMMRIGYHTSLYSLSTSFPRRPLAVEGGQSLEDVGITVDTVLILEEKEQTN